In Acipenser ruthenus chromosome 1, fAciRut3.2 maternal haplotype, whole genome shotgun sequence, the genomic stretch ACAGACACTGAAGCAGGCCTGTCCACAGTTTATTTACACTAAAGTGTATGAATGTTGACTTACAAAATGTACCTGAATTAAACTGTATTGATGTGCAGTGGGCTTCACATTGTTCCATTGTTGTGGCTGTGTTTGAACAGCCCACAGTAGTGAAGTGTCCCAGTAGCTACAAGGACACCTCCCTAAAGCAGAGTTCTCCCTTGTGACCCATCCTTCGGCTCACAGTTCAAGCTAATCATTGACAGAGCATAAAGCTTTTTTCTCACTAATGCAGCGACAAGGCAGACCAGCAGTTCATTCTGCAGATGGAGAGAAACTGCACAGATGGGTCACAGCCTACTTTTCTAACTTTCATTTACTTGTTAACATGTTTTTTACTCCACTTATTTGAAGTGCATTTTGATTCACCATGTACAGCCAAGGTTTGTTAAGACATCTAGTTTTCTCATTGCTTTGCATAGGATTGGTTGCTTGTGAGCCTGGGGATGGGAGATCTGTGTGGAGAAGACTGTCAAGCTTGAACCCTCTGAATGAAACCCAGCTCTTTCTATATGACACATTCCCTCAGGATTTCCTCTGGGGGGCTGGGACTGCAGCATTTCAGACTGAGGGAGCTTGGGACCAGGATGGCAAAGGTCCCTCCATCTGGGACCACTTCACTCACTCCCAATACATCAGGTTTGGCAACGCCACAGCAGACAGCTCCAGTGACAGCTACAGACTGTGGCACAAGGATCTGGCAGCTCTTCAGCACCTGGGAGTACAGACCTATGGGTTCTCCATTTCCTGGCCACGGCTTTTTCCAAACGGAACATTGGGGGTTGCCAACAAGAAAGGTCTGGAGTTCTATAACCAGCTTATTGATTCCTTAAAAAAGGTTAATATTGAGCCTATAGTTACCCTCTACCACTGGGACCTCCCCCTAGCACTTCAACTAAAGTATGGAGGATGGAAGAGTGAGAGCTTGGTGGAGATCTTTAATGACTATGCAGTCTTTTGTTTTGAGACCTTTGGGGACCGTGTCAAGTACTGGGTTACTATCCACAATCCCTATCTGGTTGCTTGGTATGGCTACGGGACAGGTATGCATGCTCCAGGAGAAGCAGGGAATTCTGCAGCTGTCTTTGCAGTGGTACACAATCTAATCAAGGTAAGCCAGTGTTTAGATAGTGGACTTTGTGTGTGCTTAATTCTCCAATAACTCAATAACATTACAGATCATGAGTAATCTTTATGGTATTTGTTCTATTGGTCCATCTTCTAATTAAGAAAGAATCCTTAAATATCATTTTAAGTTCTCTTGCTGTtttatgtgtttgtgtttattctgAGATATAGACAAACTGTAATAACTCtttattggagcaacagaacacaGGACCACTAATGTCTGGGAGAttgtatgttaaattattttgtatatatggaTGATTATAATAATGAACATATTATTGATGTATTGCTaggagtgtatatatatatatatatatatatatatatatatatatatatatatatatatatatatatatatatatgttccctTTTTGATATAATGCaacttataaaatgttaaaatgtttaatgCATAAGTGCACCAAATAGTACCGCAGTTCAAAACAAACgtggcgtgcgccgtttattcaaatacaaaaataaacaaaaggttcagccaaaaacactgtgctcacagagcgaaaataaaagtttaaacaaaacaaaatcactaacacaaaataatacaacacaggtcaggttgggcacactgttcctgtgttactattttttaaataagtttcgtttcgtttcactctcgctcgctcctctcgctcctcaagcccgccgcacacagcccgactcaagccaccccaactcatctcatctgagtatgcacagattctgcaaTCAGTTGTGCTCaattttggtttgacgtcacgaCTGAGTTTTTCCCGacggtgtcgcacactgctaagactgaattagacggaccacaactagatcctggtgattactatgtatgcaaatgtatttaatactgccctctccacatttttgtattaacttagcccaacatagcgatcCTCATATTAtacatggcatcgtatgctgtttagacggcggagacagcgctgcgaggcaaccaaaagaacgcttagcctattaattaattgatcaTTTTACACCGTACAAACGTTTCAGGTAgagtttgactttttgtatagctttagcctgtggtaaataaaatccaacatgttgattttttatttgacttttgcGGGGTTTTTTCTCACGGTGTGGATcttggggcttgtgatttgtgacctattggagatcgacacaccggttacttctgttgtAGCGCATTAAGAAAATATAgtctgccagtagattgataacaccgtgtaacaattttttttttttttttttttgttcctgggtagtaagtgttatttcctaattgcttgtgcctcaaaagtatagaaaatggctattattccccacaaactttgcttttgtgaccaggacagtgatattttgaaatgtacttattttctagaacattccagatagattcagtgctgagtaaaatTGGAGTAACtactagaactttccagtaatataaatagtagtataaatacaggggccttaagcccaccagttcagtttagttccagctgcctaagtggatacatatctgcatttttctgagatggcatcaagaggctgcaagcatccggcagacgcattttgctatgtctgcggccaatttatcaagacaagagcgaaaaagtactccgtggaagcatctgctaagatgtgtgaggcctacaaggcatatttcggcatgcctgtcggggatcaagacaaaccctgggcacctcatttcacctgcgagcactgcaaaaaaactctggaaggcaagatggacaattgttgctcggaattttatgttataaaatttgttaacatttttaaaattgtaaaagtttttaattttaaaatgttttacaattttcaatgttattgaaaaaatatatcatatatgaaaaatgtacacattagtcatgggtgaaataaatgtatttttgtaggatggtacagaggggaaaagagagccctGAAGTTCGCTATctcaagaatttggcgggaacccactgaccactcaagcaactgctacttctgcatggtggacccttccaaacgtcggactggcaagaatgcacctgctatcacgtatccggaccttccttcatccattgccccggtgccacactgccatgagctccccgtacccactcctccggaaagagagcagccgtctttagaagacagcagcaagtcagagagcgaggaagacgttgtagatccagatgacaatttcagaggtggagctgaggagagaaacccatactaccccaaccaaaaagacctcaacgacttgattagagatcttggtctcaccaagtccaatgccgagcttttgacgtctaggctcaagcagtggaacttgttggatgaaagtgtgcaagtcgcagatcagaggaagcgtcaccaacctttttccagcttcttcacccgtcaagatgggctctgcttctgccacaatgtgaccagtctgttcgaggcaatcagaatcgcctgtaaccagaatgagtggtgcctcttcattgacagctcatccaggagcctcaaagccgtgctgctccattatggtaacaagtacccatctcttcccctggctcacccggtgcacctcaaagaggattacaacagcatcaggaccttgctggatgccttgaagtatgatgagtacggctgggaggtcataggagacttcaaaatggtggcattcatgatgggtctccaaggcggttttaccaagtttccctgctatctttgcctttgggacagcagggacaccaaggcgcactgccacaggcgggactggccacagcggaccgagttctctgtggggaggaacaacgtcaagtgggagccactggtggactcccggaaggtgctgatgccaccactgcacatcaaattgggccttatgaaacaatttgtcagagctctagataaggagtcggcagccttcaagtaccttcaagacttcttccctaagctgtctgaggcaaaggtcaaagccggtgtcttcgtcggaccacagataaagaaaatcctggactgcaatgaattccccaagaagctttgtcgcagtggttcggggcttcctgggccaaaaactatgtggagctggttgagactctggtgaagaactaaggcacaatgggctgtaggatgtccctcaaagtccatatccttgatgctcatcttgataaattcaaggagaacatgggagcgtactcggaggagcaaggcgagcgcttccaccaggatatactggactttgaacgccgctaccaaggacagtataacgagaacatgatgggagactacatttgggtgctgattcgtgaaagtgatttacagtataatcgtaaatgtccaaaaactactcacttttaaatcttttgtagtcatttttgtattactttagtataaatacatgttaatttggattcatatgttgtttttttctgactttatatgaacgaaaagacacaaattcgcccattttctcattggaaataggtaaatttcaaaatatcactgtcctggtcacaaaagcaaagtttgtggggaataatagccattttctatacttttgaggcataagcaattaggaaataacacttactacccaggaacaaaacttgtgttacatagtgtaataaaaaggtaaattgataatttacctttgattagtaaacgccaaaaaaaacaattcaaatgtgcacgtatctggtatttttgaattcgggacactcggagtaattcaagactaatgtattttttatacctgtggaactaaagctgtcaatattccgccatcttgtatgacaagttacatgacaagctacgtcacttaaacctgcttcaccattggctgacacccttatgactaatcagtctcagtcagtcttggtcgccAACCgtcgcacacagacacactgatcacatctgaatgaaactgcgtctgaaaaagattcaacatgttcaatcttcaaatctgaacacatcccgactgaaatctccataatgtttgtttattagaaCAGGTGAATTTATGGgtgtatttaaaagaatggtttgttattgttgttttagtttaagtgtggtctggcagaggcggtgttagcagcttgtctctgccagacagcttgtgAGACTGCATGGTCGGCAGTCAGTGAGTATTGACAAAGTGACTGTCGACCACACAGATATAAAAGCCCCGTGCAGAATGTGGCActctccaaattaattaattgcCCGGTGAGGGCAgctcgtcaccgcccggggatgtctGCATgtcactgcccggggatgcctgcacgccAGCGCCCGGGGATGtctgcacgtcaccgcccggggatgccagctcGTCACCACCCGGGgttgcctgcacgtcaccgcccagggatgccagctcgtcaccgcccggggatgccagctcgtcaccgcccggggatgccagctcGTCACCTCCTGGTGATGTCTGCACGTCACCGCCTGGGGATGtctgcacgtcaccgcccggggatgccagctcGTCACCACCCGGGgttgcctgcacgtcaccgcccggggatgccagctcgtcaccgcccggggatgcctgcacgtcaccgcctggggatgcctgcacgtcaccgcccggggatgccagctcGTCACCACCCGGGgttgcctgcacgtcaccgcccggggatgccagctcgtcaccgcccggggatgccagctcgtcaccgcccggggatgccagctcGTCACCTCCTGGTGATGTCTGCATGTCACAGCCTGGGGATGtctgcacgtcaccgcccggggatgccagctcgtcaccgcccggggatgcctgcacgtcaccgcctggggatgcctgcacgtcaccgcccggggatgcctgctcaTCATTGCACGATTTGTGGCCAGAGCCCAAGAAGAGGGAGCAAccagctacagagaagggggggaggtcaggagaccatctccatcagcagcagttttgctgctgGAAATTCTGTGGCTGGAGTCCAAGAAGAGAGAGCCGCCGGCCACagaaaagggggggaggtcaggagaccacctccaccagcagcagtttcgctgccggaaattCTGTGGCCGGAGCCCAAGAAGAGGGAGCCGCCAGCTACAGAGAAGGAGTGTGGTGGTCAGGAGACCATCTCCActagcagcagttttgctgctgGAAATTCTGTGGCCGGAGCCCAAGAAGAGGGAGCCGAcagctacagagaagggggggaGGTGACCACCTCCACCcatagcagtttcactgccggagtACGGCACGCCGCTGCTACTGCCAGAGTGTCCCACACTGAGAgcagcattgctgctgccagcCCCAACACCACGTCCGGAGTGCCAGTGCCTCTGCTACCGCCGGGGTGTCCTGTGCTAAGGGCAGCATTGCTATGGCCAGGATTGccttggctggaggagccagccttgccgCTGTCAGCAGCGCTTTTCCCTGCAAGTACCTGTCTGTCTCTTTGTCAGCTTCCGGGTCTGGTCTGAGTACATCACGACTCAGCCGTCCTGTTACACATGGTgatatactttttaaatgtatcttataACTCTAATTTTAATTTTACATCTGGGGAATTAATGTTACAGACATGCTTGTTTTGTGTCATATTAATGAGTGGCTAAATCAAAGTTGCAACAACATGATCAGAATGCTAATGACTCTTACCAGAAGCccgtctttttttatttatttatttatttatttatttatttatttatttatttattagcagacacccttatccagggtgacttacaattgttacaaaatatcacagtacgaAGTATCAtattgtaaaatatcacattacaagttatcacattataaaatatcacattacagaatatcataatacagataagagcagctaTGAAAGTaacataaagaatacagtaaattataagtaagagcgagtttgactaagagcagctaaaacttatagtaaatatttgcttatatgagcaattacaaaaatgtgAGTACGGTTACCTATACAAGGTGCAGcagggtatggagcagttcactgcaagtactggtacaattgggtgccatagtcagggactgagcagtcctgatatccgtgggtaggtcgttccaccactgaggggcaagagtggagaaggagcaggacgGGGTGAgatggggtgtagggagaaacgatagtctggagataagaaggagcagaaaggtcaaacagcacctgtagaactcctctgtttgtatcctgggacactatcacccttcatttaaatgtgctttattttgctcttatctgccccctattttactgcatttaatcctgtacttcagaatactgtaatctgccaagtgtttaacctgtagtattttgtatttaatcatatcctgatgtaactatcactatttaatcatatcctgatgtaactatcactattatctgctgtattattgaattgtggtttgtcacacttgaaaaaaagttattgtatttcttgctcttattgtattacttgtattgtaacacttgaaatgtatttgcttacgattgtaagtcgccctggataaaggcgtctgctaagaaataaatactactactaataataataataataaaataataaaggtcatgacagcgataggcgagtacaagttttgaattggatgcgagcagcgatagggtgccagtgcagagagcagagcagcgatgtggcgtgggagaaacgaggaagggaaaagacgaGGTGAGAAGCAGAGCTTttgatgagctggagcggacgggtagcagagccaggcgggacagtaccagggcctgaactaggagctgcatggagtagttagtgaggaaggggtgaattctgcaaatgttgctgaggaagaagcgacagaaGCCTTCCACAGTAGAGATATGCTGAGAGTAAGAGAGGGAGTGGATgaggagggacagagagagggtggtggattcaagcggaatagagatagagagatcagcggtgggggaggaagagggggaagaaaaggaggtctgatgaATTATACAGATCCTGGGGACTACATAAAAGAAAGCTCGTATTTAGTGCACAGCCAAAGCCTTCAATGTTGAGTCACAAACATACCTCCTGGACATTATTGTTTCGCAATGTAATGTAATTGTTACTTCCAGCCAATAAGAACCCAGATAGCCTTGTTTTTAATTTCTCAGTGGCCTTGTTTTGGAGTGTAAATGGATTAGTCCAAGCCCACAGGTGGTTTGTAATACAATTTACAGTGAAATGCAAGAAGCTTTTTACAGGATttgcaaataaaacaataaattctactgctctgttctgttttgttttttatacatatttttattacattttaaataacataatgcagtcttataataaaaacatattctcaaatatataactttaacattcatacatgtataaatctaaacccacaACTCATACCCATACcttcagtgataattattacatAATAGGATTAGTATGATAACAAATGTTTTCACTATAGTAAGCTgacatgaatacattttttttctgtatttctaGGCCCACGCAAACGTATGGCACACATATGACAAAAATTTTCGCAAACTCCAGGGTGGGTTTGTGTCAATAGCTTTGGGGTCCCACTGGATTGTGCCTGGGAAAGGGGACATGAATCCTGTCAATGTTGAAAGGTGCCAACAGTCTATGGAGGTTGTGCTGGGCTGGTTTGCGGCACCCATATATGGAAATGGTGACTACCCTGCTGTGTTGAAAAACAAAAGCCAAGGCCTTATCCCTTCTTTCACGGAAGATGAGAAAGAATACATCAGTGGAACAGCTGACTTCTTTGCCTTTTCCTTTGGACCCAACAACTTCCGGTCAGCTCTTGCAAAGTCAGGCCAACAAGTTTCACTCAGCATGAGACAGGCTCTGAACTGGATCAAACTGGAATATAACAATCCCAGGATTCTCATTGTGGAGAGTGGATGGTTCACAGATCACAAGGTTACAACTGAAGACACCACTGCTATTTATCTGATGAAGAAGTTTCTCAATGAAGTATTGCAAGGTGGGTAGAAGGCTTTGGCAATAGTATTATTAGTCAACAGTAAACTTCATCCTTCTATACATTAAATGAGGGGCATTATCTTGAATTTTAAGAATTCTTCTTATTTTTACTTTTGATTCAAAGAACAATTTGGGGgtctgaaatgtcacattattgtttcgtatattattttctgtttcatcaTATCCTAGTGTTTAAAGCTTCAAAGTGACTCTCAGTCAGCTGGTACACCATAGTGTAACCTGTCCCCCTACAACACTCTGTTCCTACTAGAttaaagaaatacatcagtaaaaaataccacataaaacaaatgtggtaGTTGTTACATGCACAAAGGGCAGAGTTTTGCTGGGGGACAAGGTAATAGCTACACaatggtgtaccagctgaacttagaTAGAGGCCACATGGGGTGCTTTAATTCTGAGTTTTACAAACATACCAGGGTgcaatgactgaaacagaaaaagatATTCAGGGAATCGCAaccagaagaatacattagttgaTACATTAGTTCCccttgtttgttgaaatctattcTGGTTGACATCAGGCAGGTTGAAACAATtattttaagtctaaattgaaaacatacttttgtttttttaaatgtgcttttatataattggttgtagctggagtgtattgtacatgagctcttttgtttttaactttgtacagcactCTGGGATGCCATAgcgtgaagggcgctatatataaatacatttttattatattgtattgtattgtattgtattgtattagttgAGATAACTGTGATTCACTGTCTCATACCCACGTTGCTTTAAAAGATGCACaggttttttaaatattttttttcttctcctttcaGCTATTACATATGATGGTGTGGACGTCTTTGGCTACACAGCATGGTCGCTGGTTGATGGCTTTGAGTGGCAATATGCATACAACAGCCGAAGGGGGCTGTTTTACGTGGATATCAATAGTAAAGAAAAAACGAGAATTCCCAAAACGTCTGCTCTTTTCTACAAACAGATTATCAAACAGCATGGCTTTCCGGGGACTGAGATAAACCAACCCATTCAAGGTCAATTTCCCTGTGACTTTCAGTGGGGCGTCTCAGACTCAACCCTTCAGGCAAGTCAAAACTGCATGTGtatctactgtatactgtatactgcaggGTTCTTTAGTGTAGCCTTCAGTGCTTGGAATTATATTGATATCATGTATATGGATAATGCAACAGCTGCCGCTGACAGAAAACCAGTATAGATCATAACAAATGGCAGCATGTGTTTAATGCAGTAATTTAGTTTCAGGAATTGTTTCTTGTTCTTATCTCAGATCCCCTTGATAGTATAACAGTATTACAATGCACTGCCTGTCACTGCCTTTCAAtctctaaatattattattttggacACTTACCAGGTGGTTTCAGCTTAGATAAATGTATGGTAATATATTTATCACAATTCTGTAACATCTTTGAGTAAGTGTAGATTTATAACCACTGAGACATTATCATATTATTACATTACCCAGCAACACCCGCTGCAGTTGTAAACAAGGGCGCATAAAAATATTTCCAGACATATTTATTGCAGGATGTGTTTAACCTTTTTACACTTTCCCACAGTCCTAGAAAAGACGATAATCATATTTGGCCGTGCCAAGAACTGATACCCCTGCCCTTTGTCAACTCTCAGAAGCCCTATTCAACTTCCCCAGTTTAATTCCACTCTTTTATCCTAAACCACAGGTGCATCTCACACCCTCCTCTCCTCAATTTACTGATCCTAACCTGTACCTCTGGAACATCACTGGAGACGGGGGTCTTCACAAAATCAGTGGTGTCAAGCTGAAGACACGATCTGCCCAGTGCACAGCCTTCAGTGCCATCAGGAATCATCTCCGTTTGGTTAGGAAGCTGAAGGTAGATCACTACAGGTTCGCCCTCAACTGGTCCCTCATTCTACCCAATGGTGGCCTATCGACCATCAACTCGGAAGCCCTGAGATACTACCGGTGTGTGATTACAGAGCTGCTGAAGCACAACATCAAGTCCATGGTGACTTTGTACCATCCAACCCACCACCAACACCTTGGCCTGCCTTTGTCTTTGCATAGCTCTGGGGGGTGGCTCAACAGGTCCACTTCTCATGCCTTCAGGGACTATGCTGACCTGTGTTTTAAAGAGTTAGGGGAATGGGTTGGGCTGTGGATCACTGTTAATGAACCCAATAGGTTAAGTCATGCTTATAATGTAAGTAGCAGTGATACATACACAGCCGCCCACAACTTGATCATAGCGCATGCAATGGCCTGGCAGTTGTATGACAAGCACTACAGAGTCCAGCAACATGGAATGGTATCGCTCTCCTTGCACGCTGACTGGGCCGAACCCGCCAATCCATATCTGCCGTctcatgctgctgctgtacagagGTTCTTGCAGTTTGAGCTGGCTTGGTTTATGGAACCTATCTTCAGGACCGGAGATTACCCTACAACAATGCGCCATTACCTGCAGGAGAAGAACATAGAAAGGATGTCCCGGTCCACACTCCCGTATTTCactgaaaaggaaaagaaaaccgTCAGGGGTGCAGCTGACTTTGTGGCCCTGAACCACTTCACCACGCGGTTGGTGATACACCAGCGGCAGAATGGCAGCCGGTACGAACAGGACCGTGACTGCAACCTCATGTCAGACATCACCTGGCCCAGCTCCCCCCTGGGCTTATCTGTGGTACCCTGGGGGATTCGCAGAGTTCTAAACTGGGTTAAGAACAGCTATGGAAATATAGGCCTTTACATTACAGCCAACGGGGTAGATGACAGATCTTATACAGATGAGCTCAGAAAATTTTATATAAGGCATTACATTGAAGAGGTCTTAAAAGGTGAGTTTCATTATGCATACTGACTAATCTGATTGAAGGTTAATTTAACTGTTATACAGTGCGTTAGAGTTTTTAACTAAATTATGAGTTAAACAGAAAGCTCCACGGAATAAGAGGAATCCATTACGACAGGGATGTCCGAAGTTGGCCTtcccactcctggtctttgttccaatcctgtttcaaatgatttaattgaactaattaatCCTCCACCCAGGCCCTGAAGTAGTACATTATATATTTGTATCTGTTAAATCTGGAGtagaccgtgattggacacccctgcattacagtataataaaaaaataaaaaacattttcaagaacaCTTTATACAACCTTGAATTATAAAACTTGATTGTAACTAGGTACAGTTACAAATTAAGGGAATTCATTCTTTCACACCTATTTCTATTTCATCCATGTTAGCTAAACACGAATAACACTAAACATGATACCCTTGTGTCTACATTGTAATTATCAAGTGCAAATGCATGCAAGCATAACAATGGCCTGACAAAAAATGCCACAAAAAATCCAACATGTATTTAGTTGGATACCAACAGATCAAATCCTCCCTTCTCTAAAGCAGGGAGCAGCTGTAGTACTGTCATCAATAAAAATAATCTGATGCTTTTAAAATTGACTGATGATCATTTTCTCCCCATTTCTCAACAGCACATCAACAAGATAATGTCAACATCAAAGGATACTACAGCTGGAAGTTACAGGATAAGCATGTGCCACAGTTTGGATTGTTCAACTCACACTACTACAAATCCAGCTCCAAGGCCTCAGTGCATTTTTACAGCCAAGTGGTGActaacaatggctttctttcaGAAAAACAAGTCCAGTCTTGTGAGGAAAAGGACACGCAGAAAAAGTGTTTACTGTGTGCCTTGATACTGGAGAGAAAGCCGTTGTTTTTCTTTGGGGTCTGTCTTCTCATCACTGTTGCGCTCTGTATTTCAGTGctcctcatttacaaaaggaaaCAAAAGAAGCCATATTGAAGTGCAGCACTCTCTCCTGTAGGGGCCTGTTTGCACACAGGTTTTATATAAGAGACATCGTTGTTTTCTAGTCACTCCTGCTTCGGGAGTGCATTTAAAAGGATGAATTGAAGGGACGAAAGTAAATTAAGGGCTCTGCAGTAATCAGTTAGTTAAAGGCTTTGTTTATTtcgtttgttttcttttatgcTTGAGAGAAAAGTGTGTCAAACACATCTTAAATGGTCATTGTTGAATGTACAGGTAATGCTAGTTAAtgataatactttttttaaaaatcctgccCCATGAAGTAAAGAAGTAAAGAACTCGTTTTGTTGTTAACGGAACTGAACTTGTGTTCAACACTTCCATAGTCTACTCAGTTGTTAGCCTGAATTAATACCCTAGGGAGTTATGTGAAGATAGGCATCAGTACTGAATTGGTTGTGTGGCACATAATTTAAACCATTTATATCACCTTTATATCTTTGTATTTCTACAtccaacatacagtactgtgggACCTCCTATGAatttctttttattataaaaattgtttctttcaaaattaagTATGAAAAAATCCAAAACACTAAAATTCATAGGTGCTTCCAAATTTT encodes the following:
- the LOC117420425 gene encoding beta-klotho-like; its protein translation is MYSQGLLRHLVFSLLCIGLVACEPGDGRSVWRRLSSLNPLNETQLFLYDTFPQDFLWGAGTAAFQTEGAWDQDGKGPSIWDHFTHSQYIRFGNATADSSSDSYRLWHKDLAALQHLGVQTYGFSISWPRLFPNGTLGVANKKGLEFYNQLIDSLKKVNIEPIVTLYHWDLPLALQLKYGGWKSESLVEIFNDYAVFCFETFGDRVKYWVTIHNPYLVAWYGYGTGMHAPGEAGNSAAVFAVVHNLIKAHANVWHTYDKNFRKLQGGFVSIALGSHWIVPGKGDMNPVNVERCQQSMEVVLGWFAAPIYGNGDYPAVLKNKSQGLIPSFTEDEKEYISGTADFFAFSFGPNNFRSALAKSGQQVSLSMRQALNWIKLEYNNPRILIVESGWFTDHKVTTEDTTAIYLMKKFLNEVLQAITYDGVDVFGYTAWSLVDGFEWQYAYNSRRGLFYVDINSKEKTRIPKTSALFYKQIIKQHGFPGTEINQPIQGQFPCDFQWGVSDSTLQVHLTPSSPQFTDPNLYLWNITGDGGLHKISGVKLKTRSAQCTAFSAIRNHLRLVRKLKVDHYRFALNWSLILPNGGLSTINSEALRYYRCVITELLKHNIKSMVTLYHPTHHQHLGLPLSLHSSGGWLNRSTSHAFRDYADLCFKELGEWVGLWITVNEPNRLSHAYNVSSSDTYTAAHNLIIAHAMAWQLYDKHYRVQQHGMVSLSLHADWAEPANPYLPSHAAAVQRFLQFELAWFMEPIFRTGDYPTTMRHYLQEKNIERMSRSTLPYFTEKEKKTVRGAADFVALNHFTTRLVIHQRQNGSRYEQDRDCNLMSDITWPSSPLGLSVVPWGIRRVLNWVKNSYGNIGLYITANGVDDRSYTDELRKFYIRHYIEEVLKAHQQDNVNIKGYYSWKLQDKHVPQFGLFNSHYYKSSSKASVHFYSQVVTNNGFLSEKQVQSCEEKDTQKKCLLCALILERKPLFFFGVCLLITVALCISVLLIYKRKQKKPY